One window of Treponema denticola genomic DNA carries:
- the bamA gene encoding outer membrane protein assembly factor BamA, producing the protein MEIFLLIKGIKMLKKKIVGFMLILFALNCFTQEPEGWYNGKPVLEIQFKGLQNIASSELDEIFKSYKKKPFSDELYWEILQKIYALDYFTDIVPKAIPADDKYQYVFLEFIVKEKPAVNNIAFTGNSNIRKADLLSAIKVKKGDIFNEVNIKNAERALKDFYIEKGFTKAEISSKTSEDKEKNNINVEFFIKEGKTSVITKILFEGNSKFPEKALKKVLASKEARLLQKGIFKEEALQADKTAIKLLYGEHGYIDAHVETIKKDIDAESDPQKDQITLTYVIMEGEQFTYAGVDFEGNYIFSTKELSEKFKLKKGDVFNLKKFETGFGDVANLYFENGYTGNYIDKKENRNTSTKEVSYTIIIVERERSHIENIIIKGNTKTKDHVILREILLKEGDVFSKSKLINSFRNLANLRYFSTVLPDVLQGSEPDLVDVVINVEEQSTAGIQFGVTFSGSPDPDTFPMSVFAQWEEKNLLGTGRELSASVNAASDTQSLILGFTENWLLGKPLSLGVDFSIAHKTKYAYQDLDYNNIADPFLTESEFNANSSLADAFKMKYDQLKFGIGMNTGYRWFPKFAIITLRGSINFDIVKNFYNSNLYRPLEEKIRKQEKQWRLSNSIKVKLSVDDRDLTYDPSKGWFLSQEIGFYGLFPKIEDEYFFQSDTKGEFYITLLDYPVSEIWNLKFVLGFYSGFSFQIPLDKKTISFDRMLYIDGAFKGRGWIGMGTQGAGTVMQNNWIEFRWPLAHGILSFDFFFDAVAVKHNLQDLKSLSINDYYFSFGPGLRFSIPQFPLRLMFANTFRSVNGKPVWGNGKGADWKFVLSFNIPNL; encoded by the coding sequence ATGGAAATTTTCTTATTGATTAAGGGGATAAAAATGTTGAAGAAAAAAATTGTAGGTTTTATGCTGATCTTATTTGCTTTAAATTGTTTTACTCAAGAGCCTGAAGGATGGTATAATGGAAAACCTGTTTTAGAGATTCAGTTTAAAGGTTTACAAAATATCGCCAGTTCAGAATTAGATGAAATCTTCAAATCATACAAAAAAAAGCCTTTCTCCGATGAGCTATATTGGGAAATATTACAAAAAATCTATGCATTGGATTATTTTACCGATATCGTTCCTAAGGCAATACCGGCAGACGACAAATATCAATACGTATTTTTGGAATTTATAGTCAAAGAAAAGCCGGCCGTAAATAATATTGCATTTACAGGTAACAGCAATATCAGAAAGGCAGACTTGCTCTCAGCTATCAAAGTAAAAAAAGGCGACATTTTTAATGAAGTTAATATAAAAAATGCTGAAAGAGCTTTAAAAGACTTTTATATCGAAAAAGGATTTACAAAAGCGGAAATATCAAGTAAAACTTCTGAAGATAAAGAAAAAAACAATATAAATGTCGAATTCTTTATAAAAGAAGGCAAAACTTCTGTTATAACTAAGATACTTTTTGAGGGAAATTCAAAATTCCCCGAAAAAGCCTTAAAAAAGGTGCTTGCATCTAAGGAAGCAAGGTTACTACAAAAAGGAATTTTTAAAGAGGAAGCTCTACAAGCCGATAAAACTGCAATTAAGCTATTGTATGGAGAGCACGGATATATAGATGCCCATGTTGAAACTATAAAAAAGGACATAGATGCAGAATCAGATCCGCAAAAAGATCAAATTACTCTTACCTATGTAATAATGGAAGGAGAACAGTTTACCTATGCAGGAGTGGATTTTGAAGGGAACTATATTTTTTCAACAAAGGAATTAAGCGAAAAATTCAAGCTTAAAAAGGGTGATGTTTTTAATTTAAAGAAATTTGAAACAGGGTTTGGAGATGTAGCCAACCTGTATTTTGAAAACGGTTATACCGGAAACTATATAGATAAAAAAGAAAACCGTAATACATCAACTAAAGAAGTTTCCTATACAATTATAATCGTGGAACGCGAAAGAAGCCATATAGAAAACATAATAATAAAAGGGAATACAAAAACTAAGGACCATGTTATTCTAAGAGAAATCCTGCTAAAAGAAGGAGACGTATTCTCTAAATCAAAACTGATAAATAGTTTTAGAAACTTAGCCAACCTAAGATATTTTTCAACCGTTTTACCCGATGTTTTACAGGGTTCGGAACCTGATCTTGTAGATGTTGTCATCAATGTTGAAGAACAATCGACGGCAGGAATTCAATTCGGTGTTACTTTTTCAGGTTCGCCGGATCCGGATACCTTTCCTATGTCGGTATTTGCACAATGGGAAGAAAAAAACTTACTTGGAACAGGAAGAGAACTTTCGGCTAGTGTCAATGCTGCAAGCGATACACAGAGCTTAATCCTAGGTTTTACCGAGAACTGGCTTTTAGGTAAACCGCTTTCACTAGGAGTTGACTTTTCCATAGCCCATAAGACCAAATATGCTTATCAGGATTTGGATTATAATAATATAGCAGATCCTTTTTTGACTGAATCGGAATTTAATGCAAATTCTTCATTGGCAGATGCCTTTAAAATGAAATATGATCAGCTTAAATTCGGTATCGGTATGAATACGGGCTACAGATGGTTTCCTAAATTTGCTATTATAACTTTGAGAGGCAGTATAAACTTTGACATTGTAAAAAATTTTTATAATAGTAATTTATATAGACCTCTTGAGGAAAAAATAAGAAAACAAGAGAAGCAATGGCGCTTAAGCAACTCCATAAAAGTAAAACTATCTGTGGATGATAGGGATCTTACATATGATCCTTCTAAGGGATGGTTTTTAAGTCAGGAAATAGGTTTTTATGGTCTTTTTCCAAAAATTGAAGATGAGTACTTCTTTCAGTCGGATACAAAGGGCGAGTTTTATATTACACTTTTGGACTATCCTGTAAGCGAAATATGGAATCTGAAATTTGTTCTAGGTTTTTACTCAGGCTTTTCCTTCCAAATTCCTCTTGATAAAAAAACAATCAGTTTTGACAGGATGCTTTATATCGACGGAGCCTTTAAGGGGCGCGGCTGGATTGGTATGGGCACACAAGGTGCGGGAACGGTTATGCAAAATAACTGGATAGAATTTAGATGGCCATTAGCTCATGGAATTTTATCTTTTGACTTTTTCTTTGATGCCGTAGCTGTCAAACATAACCTACAGGATTTAAAATCGTTAAGTATAAACGATTATTATTTCAGTTTCGGCCCCGGATTGCGCTTTTCAATACCTCAATTTCCACTGCGCTTAATGTTTGCAAATACGTTTAGATCAGTAAACGGAAAACCGGTCTGGGGCAACGGAAAAGGTGCCGACTGGAAATTCGTTCTTTCATTCAATATACCCAATTTATAG
- a CDS encoding OmpH family outer membrane protein, giving the protein MNKKSTLIILVMLLMSLGIYAQQITRFAVIDTGLIFDTFRRDAKAARDYQEKKEKFENQKKLLESEIVQLRQKKVNAEADGKESEVKKYEEKIKSKITLLMEYVKASNDELNMLRKNLINDDVFYSDLYESVRRVAESEGYTMVLSYEHNAGIIWYSPTVDITDKVIQELRKRSE; this is encoded by the coding sequence ATGAATAAAAAAAGTACCTTAATTATTCTTGTTATGTTATTGATGTCTCTTGGAATCTATGCACAGCAGATTACCCGTTTTGCAGTTATAGATACAGGCCTTATCTTCGACACTTTTAGGCGTGATGCAAAGGCGGCGAGGGACTATCAGGAAAAAAAAGAAAAGTTCGAAAATCAAAAGAAACTTCTCGAATCCGAGATCGTACAGCTTAGACAAAAAAAAGTTAATGCCGAAGCCGATGGAAAGGAATCTGAAGTAAAAAAATATGAAGAAAAAATAAAAAGCAAGATAACCTTATTGATGGAATATGTAAAGGCTTCCAATGACGAGCTTAATATGCTTCGAAAAAATCTTATCAATGATGATGTTTTTTACAGCGACCTGTACGAATCTGTCCGCCGTGTTGCAGAATCCGAAGGCTACACAATGGTTTTAAGCTATGAGCATAACGCAGGTATCATATGGTATAGTCCGACTGTAGATATTACGGACAAGGTTATTCAAGAATTAAGAAAACGAAGTGAATAA
- the mutS gene encoding DNA mismatch repair protein MutS, which yields MMRQYLSIKAKYKDEILFFRLGDFYEMFFDEAVEVSRILNLTLTKRNDIPMCGIPYHAAKIYIARLLRAGKKIAICEQITEPVAGGLTERKVVEVITPGTVAEDDFLEQGSNNYLAAVYCSNKKTEGNSGLDYYAGLAYIDITTGNFFATSFPKTDFKEQFLKEIGRINPKEILIQQSIQSEFPALKQILSEFPSMMQNFYPDWSFNPDQAEKRLCSSFGTENLKGFLLNTDSPEVPPAGLLLQYLEEISGRDISHISGIKIYAESDFVSLDDSTRKNLELLTNLRDNSPSYSLFESVNYTKTAMGTRLLRRRISYPLRSKKEIDKRLDKVNSLFKDGKASAIIRETLSSILDIERLSGRIAMQKTHGKDLLALKQSLNSVIKMGSLIEEKKLNFLQLNDEEKKLLAEIRNLLENSIDDDCTIALNDGKLIKKGFSKKVDTIKNIKENAHEILEKYLDDERKKTGITNLKIKYNRMMGYFLEVSLGNISAVPDYFIRQRSLSNADRFTTETLKQIEDNINNSEERLIEAEKEVFDEVCAEIGSHHCFLQKLAEEVAELDVNQSFAQAAVLHAWTRPELCSDSGILNITGGRHPVVENHLRAGDFVPNSIKLLSGENSNPEDGSIPSFAVITGPNMAGKSTFLRQTALICLLAQIGSFVPAEKAVLSPVDKIFCRVGATDNLARGESTFLVEMIETAYILNSATRNSLVIMDEVGRGTSMEDGLAIAQAVSEHLLNTIKAKTLFATHYHELTRLEHEKIINLKLDVLEAEGKIVFLKKVVPGAAGNSYGIHVAGLAGIPQSVLTRAENLLYMRSQFQKERTGQETSNSGCTAITSKEKAPSSQAAKGLSLFPEEELILNEILSTDPDETAPIKALQLIASWKNKLSGK from the coding sequence ATGATGAGGCAATACCTCAGCATTAAGGCAAAATACAAAGACGAAATACTTTTTTTTAGGCTCGGCGATTTTTATGAGATGTTTTTTGATGAGGCCGTCGAAGTAAGCCGAATCTTAAACCTGACCCTCACAAAAAGAAACGATATACCTATGTGCGGTATTCCATATCATGCCGCAAAAATCTACATAGCCCGCCTCCTGCGTGCAGGAAAAAAAATTGCTATATGCGAGCAAATTACGGAACCCGTAGCAGGAGGCTTGACAGAACGCAAGGTAGTTGAAGTTATTACTCCCGGTACCGTTGCCGAAGACGACTTTTTAGAACAGGGAAGCAATAACTACCTTGCCGCAGTCTATTGCTCAAATAAAAAAACGGAAGGAAACAGCGGATTAGACTACTATGCAGGCCTTGCCTATATAGATATTACCACAGGCAATTTTTTTGCTACTTCTTTCCCCAAAACAGACTTTAAAGAGCAGTTTTTAAAAGAAATAGGAAGAATTAACCCCAAGGAAATTTTAATTCAGCAGTCGATTCAAAGCGAATTTCCTGCCTTAAAGCAAATCCTTTCGGAATTTCCTTCGATGATGCAAAACTTTTACCCAGATTGGAGTTTTAACCCCGATCAAGCCGAGAAAAGACTTTGCTCAAGCTTCGGGACAGAAAACTTAAAGGGCTTTTTACTCAATACCGATTCGCCTGAAGTTCCGCCCGCCGGCCTCTTACTTCAATACTTGGAAGAGATTTCGGGAAGGGATATTTCCCATATTTCCGGCATTAAAATCTATGCCGAAAGCGACTTCGTTTCCTTGGACGATTCCACGAGGAAAAATTTAGAGCTTTTGACAAACTTGAGGGATAACAGCCCCTCATACAGCCTTTTTGAATCCGTGAATTATACAAAAACGGCCATGGGCACCCGCCTTTTGAGGAGGAGGATAAGCTATCCGCTCCGCTCAAAGAAGGAAATAGACAAGAGGCTTGACAAGGTAAACAGTCTTTTTAAAGACGGAAAGGCATCAGCTATTATACGGGAGACTCTTTCTTCCATACTCGATATTGAACGGCTTTCAGGCCGCATTGCAATGCAAAAGACTCACGGCAAGGATCTTCTTGCCCTAAAACAAAGTCTTAACTCCGTAATAAAAATGGGCAGCCTAATAGAAGAAAAGAAACTCAATTTTTTGCAGCTTAACGATGAAGAAAAAAAATTGCTGGCCGAAATCCGAAACCTTTTGGAAAATTCGATAGATGATGATTGCACTATAGCCTTAAATGACGGAAAACTTATAAAAAAAGGCTTTTCAAAAAAAGTAGACACGATAAAAAATATAAAAGAAAATGCCCACGAGATTCTTGAAAAGTATTTGGACGATGAACGGAAAAAAACGGGCATCACTAACCTAAAAATAAAATACAATAGAATGATGGGCTATTTTTTGGAAGTGTCTTTAGGAAATATCTCGGCTGTTCCCGATTATTTTATCCGCCAACGCTCCCTGTCAAATGCAGACCGTTTTACCACCGAAACCTTAAAACAAATTGAAGATAATATAAATAACTCGGAAGAAAGACTGATTGAAGCCGAAAAAGAAGTTTTTGATGAGGTTTGTGCAGAAATAGGCTCCCATCACTGCTTCTTACAAAAACTTGCCGAAGAAGTTGCCGAACTCGATGTAAACCAATCCTTTGCACAGGCCGCAGTTTTACACGCTTGGACAAGACCCGAACTTTGCAGCGATTCCGGCATCTTAAATATAACCGGCGGCAGGCACCCCGTAGTCGAAAACCATCTTAGAGCCGGAGACTTTGTACCCAATTCCATTAAGCTCTTATCCGGCGAAAATTCCAATCCTGAAGATGGAAGCATTCCGTCTTTTGCCGTCATTACGGGACCCAATATGGCGGGAAAAAGCACCTTTTTGCGGCAGACAGCCTTAATCTGCCTATTGGCCCAGATAGGCTCCTTTGTTCCGGCCGAAAAAGCCGTTTTAAGCCCCGTAGATAAGATTTTTTGCAGGGTGGGAGCTACGGACAATCTTGCCCGAGGGGAATCAACCTTTTTGGTCGAGATGATAGAAACAGCCTATATCCTTAATTCGGCTACCCGAAACAGCCTTGTTATTATGGACGAGGTCGGCCGAGGAACTTCTATGGAGGACGGTCTTGCCATTGCACAGGCCGTAAGCGAACACCTTCTTAATACCATAAAGGCAAAAACCCTCTTTGCAACCCATTACCATGAGCTTACCCGCTTGGAGCACGAAAAAATCATAAACCTAAAATTGGACGTACTCGAAGCGGAAGGAAAGATAGTCTTTTTAAAAAAGGTTGTCCCCGGAGCTGCAGGAAACTCTTATGGCATCCACGTTGCAGGCCTCGCAGGTATTCCTCAAAGCGTTCTAACAAGAGCCGAAAACCTCTTATACATGCGAAGCCAATTTCAAAAAGAACGAACCGGCCAAGAAACAAGTAATTCCGGCTGCACAGCTATAACCTCCAAAGAAAAAGCTCCTTCAAGTCAGGCTGCAAAAGGTCTATCCCTCTTCCCTGAAGAAGAGCTTATCTTAAACGAAATCCTTTCAACCGATCCCGACGAAACGGCCCCTATAAAAGCCCTCCAGCTAATCGCCTCATGGAAAAACAAGCTCTCAGGAAAATAG
- a CDS encoding class I SAM-dependent methyltransferase, whose amino-acid sequence MKNKANYYAQNLNAQKLFRVYDTALPRVRQYLNEEINFIKRNLTGAESVLEVGCGYGRILKELSPYAKRLIGIDISEDSVAFAKEFLKDNSNATMQAADAYNLAFNSEFDMVLCLQNGLSAIKGSAERLITVCMQSLKKGGKAFFSTYSGKFWKDRLEWFREQANKKLLGEIDEEKTKDGIIICKDGFKAVTFTEEELKKLGIQSGFRYEIKEIDESSLFLILTK is encoded by the coding sequence ATGAAAAACAAAGCCAATTATTATGCACAGAATTTAAATGCACAAAAATTATTCCGAGTATACGATACGGCTCTTCCCCGTGTGCGGCAATACCTCAATGAAGAAATAAATTTTATCAAACGGAATTTAACCGGAGCCGAATCGGTCCTGGAAGTCGGCTGCGGGTATGGGAGAATATTAAAAGAATTGTCTCCGTATGCAAAGCGTCTTATCGGTATCGACATTTCCGAAGATTCGGTTGCCTTTGCAAAAGAATTTTTAAAAGACAATTCCAACGCAACAATGCAGGCGGCGGACGCTTACAACCTTGCGTTTAATAGTGAATTTGACATGGTGCTCTGTTTGCAAAACGGACTTTCCGCAATTAAAGGTTCTGCAGAACGCCTTATTACCGTATGTATGCAAAGTCTCAAGAAAGGCGGAAAAGCCTTTTTCAGCACCTATAGCGGAAAATTCTGGAAAGACCGGCTTGAATGGTTTCGGGAACAGGCGAATAAAAAGCTTTTAGGCGAAATCGATGAAGAAAAAACAAAGGACGGTATCATTATCTGCAAAGACGGTTTTAAGGCAGTAACCTTTACCGAAGAAGAACTTAAAAAACTCGGCATTCAATCGGGCTTTCGATATGAAATAAAAGAAATAGATGAATCAAGTTTGTTCTTGATATTGACAAAATAG
- a CDS encoding Rpn family recombination-promoting nuclease/putative transposase, whose amino-acid sequence MAKHNRRYKDSVFVDLFSEDKTAKANFLSLYNALHGTHLDSSAELKPLKLEQAMYTKLSNDVSCLIDNKIIVLAEHQSTINENMPLRCLQYVARLYEQIQDPKAKYYRTLQKIPIPEFYVFYNGTAKYPVQKTLKLSEAYIAKSEQVPLELTVQVLNINTDKANKILMTCKPLEEYSLFVEAVRRHTALDKEKGFESAIKECIQNGILKEYLQRKSREVINMLLAEYDYDTDIAVQREESLMIGIQQGFAEGSYQKALETAAAFKRLGLDIVKIAEGTGLSREEIEKL is encoded by the coding sequence ATGGCAAAACACAATCGCCGGTACAAAGACTCGGTATTCGTAGATTTATTCAGCGAAGATAAAACTGCCAAAGCCAACTTTTTATCGCTCTACAATGCCCTGCACGGCACACACCTTGATTCTTCGGCGGAATTGAAGCCGCTTAAACTTGAACAGGCGATGTATACAAAATTGTCCAATGATGTATCGTGTCTGATTGATAATAAAATCATTGTGCTGGCAGAACACCAATCGACTATAAATGAAAATATGCCTTTGCGCTGCTTACAATATGTAGCACGTCTGTACGAACAAATCCAAGACCCGAAAGCAAAATATTACAGAACCTTGCAAAAAATTCCCATACCTGAATTTTACGTCTTCTATAACGGCACGGCAAAATATCCGGTTCAGAAAACGCTCAAACTTTCAGAGGCCTACATCGCAAAATCGGAACAAGTTCCGCTGGAACTAACGGTTCAAGTGCTTAATATTAACACAGACAAAGCGAATAAGATTTTAATGACCTGTAAACCATTGGAAGAATACAGCCTGTTTGTAGAAGCCGTACGCCGCCATACCGCGCTTGATAAAGAAAAAGGCTTTGAAAGTGCTATAAAAGAATGCATCCAAAACGGCATTTTAAAAGAATATCTACAAAGAAAATCACGGGAGGTGATAAATATGTTACTGGCAGAATATGACTATGATACTGATATAGCGGTGCAGCGTGAAGAAAGCCTAATGATTGGAATACAGCAAGGCTTTGCCGAAGGCTCATACCAAAAAGCTCTTGAAACGGCTGCAGCATTTAAACGGCTTGGGCTTGATATTGTTAAAATAGCCGAAGGAACAGGCTTAAGCCGTGAAGAAATCGAAAAGCTTTAA
- a CDS encoding YjiH family protein, protein MSDEKRNGTAVPEGKTEPKTIIRFVVYSLIGIFMFFIPIAIGGKKTIPLDHIVGLIQKIPYYAKYWGLLLCCVGVVFPFVTGAWKKTKVKMVFSFINILAIPFAIMTVFNVGPEALLAKGMLPFIYGKIVVPVTTIVPIGSVFLAFIVGYGLMEFVGVFMRPVMKPVWKTPGRSAIDAVASFVGSYSIALLITNRVYKEGKYTNKEAAIIATGFSTVSATFMIIVAKTLGFMEHWNFYFWTTVIVTFIVTAITARIYPLSKKADSYYEDSKGDIETDVKGNKFKIALGEAVKVCSSAPSLPQNVKINLLDGIKLAIGLAPSLMAIGGLGLIIAKYTPVFDIIGYIFVPFTWLIQLPEPVLAAKALATSIAEMFLPAPLVASASAGTRLVVAVACVSEILFFSASIPCMMSTEIPLKMKDYLIIWVERVILSILLTAPFVYLFTYIIAK, encoded by the coding sequence ATGAGTGACGAAAAAAGAAACGGAACAGCTGTTCCCGAAGGAAAGACGGAACCGAAAACTATAATCCGGTTTGTGGTTTATAGTTTGATCGGTATTTTTATGTTTTTTATTCCGATTGCAATCGGAGGAAAAAAGACGATTCCATTGGATCATATTGTGGGATTGATTCAAAAGATTCCCTATTATGCAAAATACTGGGGGCTTTTGCTTTGCTGTGTGGGAGTAGTTTTTCCATTTGTAACGGGGGCATGGAAAAAGACCAAGGTAAAAATGGTATTTTCCTTTATCAACATTCTTGCAATCCCCTTTGCAATTATGACGGTGTTCAATGTAGGGCCTGAAGCTCTTTTAGCCAAAGGAATGTTGCCTTTTATTTACGGTAAAATTGTAGTTCCGGTCACAACCATCGTTCCTATAGGCTCGGTATTTTTAGCTTTTATCGTCGGCTACGGCCTCATGGAATTTGTAGGCGTATTTATGCGTCCTGTAATGAAACCTGTCTGGAAAACTCCCGGCCGCAGTGCTATTGATGCCGTTGCTTCTTTTGTAGGAAGCTATTCTATAGCCTTGCTCATTACAAACCGTGTTTACAAAGAAGGAAAATACACTAATAAGGAAGCTGCAATTATCGCTACGGGCTTCTCGACCGTGTCTGCAACCTTTATGATAATAGTTGCAAAAACCCTAGGGTTTATGGAACACTGGAACTTCTATTTTTGGACAACGGTTATAGTTACCTTTATCGTAACAGCAATTACTGCAAGAATATATCCTCTATCCAAAAAAGCCGACTCCTATTATGAAGACAGCAAGGGCGATATCGAAACCGATGTAAAGGGGAATAAATTTAAAATTGCCTTGGGAGAAGCCGTAAAGGTTTGTTCTTCAGCTCCTTCTCTTCCCCAAAATGTAAAAATAAATTTGCTTGACGGTATAAAACTTGCAATAGGTTTGGCTCCGTCTTTAATGGCAATCGGAGGTTTGGGGCTTATCATTGCAAAATATACGCCTGTCTTTGACATAATCGGATATATCTTTGTGCCATTTACGTGGCTGATACAACTGCCGGAACCTGTGCTTGCTGCAAAAGCTCTTGCCACAAGCATTGCGGAAATGTTTTTGCCGGCTCCATTAGTTGCGAGTGCCTCGGCCGGTACAAGGCTTGTAGTAGCTGTAGCCTGCGTTTCCGAAATATTATTTTTCTCGGCCTCAATCCCCTGTATGATGAGCACTGAAATTCCATTGAAGATGAAGGACTATCTTATAATCTGGGTTGAAAGAGTTATCCTTTCGATTCTGTTGACGGCACCCTTTGTATATTTGTTTACATATATAATAGCAAAATAA
- a CDS encoding endonuclease/exonuclease/phosphatase family protein: MKNLRKILTLSIFICFCFILCACTGCTNVFRLQNIGKDEISIVSYNAQTFFDAVEDGREFKEFKGSKTKWSKEKYTERLFRLKEAVNLSCLALGLGEKAIPDILVLQEIESRAVIDDFCKILPMNNSYKYAVFIPPQNGGAFSTALLSKFPITETKVFNVYSGKRSLRPLIETRIQIGNSTGDNELVLLNVHWKSKVGSSDTDSIRRQQEEQAYKRLKELKAAEPQTPFIICGDFNQTLEEFSLLSEFDNCWNIEAYQTAAQEGSQPTGSYFYKESWEGIDHFFYSDNLSDGKNFDLSFFCVINLKPLTDTSGKPDKYSVYSGKGYSDHLPIGIILKRQ; encoded by the coding sequence ATGAAAAATTTAAGAAAAATTTTGACTTTATCTATTTTTATATGTTTTTGTTTCATTTTGTGCGCCTGCACAGGATGTACAAATGTATTCCGCTTACAAAACATCGGAAAAGATGAGATTTCGATTGTAAGCTATAATGCACAGACCTTTTTTGATGCCGTAGAGGACGGACGAGAATTTAAAGAATTCAAGGGTTCAAAGACAAAATGGTCTAAGGAAAAGTATACCGAAAGGCTTTTCAGGCTAAAAGAGGCTGTTAATCTTTCATGCCTTGCCCTTGGTTTAGGGGAAAAGGCCATACCGGATATCCTCGTTTTACAGGAAATAGAAAGCCGTGCCGTTATAGATGATTTTTGTAAAATTCTCCCGATGAATAACTCATACAAATATGCAGTCTTTATTCCTCCCCAAAACGGCGGAGCCTTCAGCACTGCCCTGCTTTCAAAATTTCCTATAACCGAAACAAAGGTTTTTAATGTATATTCAGGCAAAAGGTCATTGCGGCCCCTGATTGAAACCAGAATTCAGATAGGCAATTCTACGGGGGATAACGAACTGGTGCTCTTAAATGTTCATTGGAAATCCAAGGTAGGAAGCTCCGATACAGACTCTATTCGGAGACAACAGGAAGAACAGGCCTATAAAAGACTAAAAGAATTAAAAGCGGCGGAACCTCAAACGCCATTTATCATATGCGGCGACTTTAATCAGACTCTGGAGGAATTTTCTCTTTTATCCGAATTTGACAATTGCTGGAATATTGAAGCCTATCAGACTGCAGCCCAAGAAGGAAGTCAACCCACCGGAAGCTATTTTTACAAGGAAAGCTGGGAAGGAATCGATCATTTTTTCTATTCGGATAATTTAAGCGATGGAAAGAACTTCGATCTAAGCTTCTTTTGCGTAATTAACTTAAAACCGCTGACCGATACTTCCGGAAAACCGGATAAATATTCCGTCTATTCAGGAAAGGGTTATTCCGATCATTTACCTATAGGCATAATTCTCAAAAGGCAATAA